The Myroides phaeus DNA segment TACAGCAGCATTTGTATCCGTGTCATTTCCATAAGAAATAGCCTTTATAACAGCATCTTCATACGAAGAAGTAGTTAATAAACAATAGATAGCAATTTCCAATGTACCTAATACATATCCTTTAGCATTAAATGTAGAAGCATCCGCTTGTGTGATGTCTCCTTTAAACAAATTAGCATAAAGCTCATCGTTTAAAATATGAGGAGGAAGTGTTTTTAGCAATTGATTCCAAGCAACAGTAACATCCTTTCGATCATTTAAAAGTGAAGCAAACCACAAGTAGATAAAACAACAATCTACCGATATTTTATGAGCGTGAGTAAGACCACTAAACTCAGAAACAAGTTGGTATTTATCTTTATCTTTTGTCTGTCTAAAAGGAAATAATAAAGGAAGAATACGCATAAGCGAACCATTGCCATTATCTTTTTCAGAAGCCATTCCACACGTAGTAGGATCATTGCTTAGAGAGAAATTATGAATAGCAGCAGAACAAGTATTTCCAATATCAAATGTTTCTCCATCTGCAGTCCAATATCCCGAATCGGCCCACATTGTAAACAACTGCATCAAATCTTTTAAATCAGTCTTTCCTTTCGCTAAATATTCAGCCAAACAAAAAGTCATAGACGAATCATCTGTAAACGTACCCACAGGTTTATGCCAGGCACCAAATGCTGTTAATCTATCAGGATCACTCGCGTAATTTGAACGAACTTCATTCAAGTCGATTGAGGTCGGTTTAAAGAACTCAACAGGAGCACCCATTGCATCAGCAACAGCAACACCTAACAAGATATCCTTACCTAAATGTGATAACTTTAAGTCTTTAGGTGCCTTTTCAGATGTCTTTAAGTGATATGGACACAAGTGTAAATATCCGACAAGAATAGAGTCACAAGAAATCTGGTATTTATCAATAATATCAGGAATATTTTCTGCCCCTACACTTCCCATACGTGTGTATTGTACTTTATTTCCATTAGGCATTGTTAATGCATTTAAGTATAGACGATTATGAGCTACAGAAGCGGTAGGAATTGGGTTTGTAACATCCCATCCAAACTCTCCAATTCCTTCTGGAATACTATCTTGATTAGTTGGGTTCTTGCTTAAAATAGGTTTCGTTGCCATAATATTAGAATTTAAAATGAATGATTGTATTTTTTGTTGTAGTCAGCTCTATGTATTTAAAGAATAAATCACTGCCTATTGAACACTACAAAGTAAAGGGGAGTGTAGGAAGTTTAATTTCCTATTTGTGAGTTTTGTTGGTTTGGAGAATTTATATAGAAATAATGCCCTAAAAGTTAAATACTTTTAGGGCATTATTGAATTTATTAGAATGAAATGATTCATTAAAGTTCATTGAAATAGAATACCTTCTCTTTCTTATTTATAATTTTACAATTGATATCTTTATTGATAAGCTTAATATGTTTGTATTTAGAGTCATCAAAAATAATAGTAATTGGTAGAATAGAAGACTCTGATAAAGAAGCTTTAACCTCCTCTAACGATTTTTTCAAACGTAGTTTTATAGCAGTAGGAGTTTGCTCTAATGTAATAGACGAATTTACGATTTCAAATAGATCACTATTCAACTGTAAGCCTATTTTAATATCATTATACTTTTCAGGTAAATTTTGTTTATTGATATTAAGTGTGAATTCAAGCTTCTCATCAATATTGATAATAGGGGAAGTGTTATTTACAAATAGCGTATAGAACTCAATACCATGAATAAACTCCACTTTATCAGTTGCCTCAACAAGTGAACGCATTTTATTGTCAATAGCTTGTGAAGTAAGTTCAACTAAAAACATATAGGCATCCTTTTCAGCAGAGAATGAAGCCCATTTAGGAATTTCATTATACAATTTAGAAATAGGAGGATTGGGAACACTATGCCTACCATCAGTTAATAGATATACAATATTAATTTTAGAAGGGTTTACGTGTTTTTTAGCTTCAACCCAGGCATTATAGATATTGGTATTTTGACCAGGTACAGATTTAACAGTGATTTTTTTTAGTTGTTCTACTAAACGTTCTTTACCAACAGAGTTAGCAGATTCTTTCCACGTACTAATAATTTGGTCTTGCCAAGTCACAAGAACAATTTCAGCAGAAGGATCATCTATATTTTCAATTGCTTTAATTAATTGAGTTCTTACTTGATCGAAAATATTGATTGATCCAGGCTCACCAATTCCCCACATTGATTTGGTGATATCAAGCTCAAATATGTATTTTTTTTCTTTCAAACTATGCTGTGAAAACATAGGAAAGCTTAAAAAGAGAAAACATATTAATATTAAAAATGTTTTGAATTTCATTCTTTATCTTTTTTAGTTGATTTTGCAATTTTTTTAGTAGAAACTATACTCTCAATATTGATTGCTATAAAGCGATCTTTATTAGGGTTCTCCATTGTTTGTGGAATTGAGCTACTATAATATTTAGTCATTTGTTGTAACACTTGGTCTTTCTTTTTACAATTACAAATTGAAAATAATTCGTGTGTTTGCACTATATAAGTAGGAATAACATTTACAAAAGGTCTACTTCTTTCTTTCAACTTTTGAATATCCGTGTTAAAATCAAATGGTGTAAACAATTTTAAATGATCGTATTCACCAAGCATATAATCAGAAATATAGAAATCAATTATTTCATATCTATTATTTAGGGTCTTTGTTATATAGTCACCTACAATGTCTATTATATCGCTTTTCTCGTCTATTAATTCAATTATTGGTATAGTTGTATTTCTAGTTAATTGAGATTTATGTTTTATAAAATAGTCTTCTAAAAGTTCGATATCTAAGATATTCTGCACGAAAGAATAGTCGATATATGGAGTTCCCTTCCATTCTTGGTAAAGGAATGATTGATGTTGGTGTAGATCATCAACAATTAAACTAATTTTATTGTTTAAATCATTACAAATCTCATATAGCTTATATAATTCGTTTAGAGCATTTTGAATTTGCTCAATATTTTTACTTTTAGAATTTATTTCCTGCTTTAAAGCTGTAATATCATGGTTAATTTCTATAATCTCACGTTTAAAAGCTCTATTTGTAAAAAGTCTTGAAAAGAAGTTCTTTTGTTTGTGAAGCTCTTTAGTAATTTGCTTTTTCTTGTTTAGTTCCTCTAAACGTTTGTTTAAATCAGTTAGTTGATTTAATTGTAAGTACTTTCGTTCTAAAGGTTTCTTGTATTTTAAAAAGCTTTTTTCTAACTGCTTATTATATGCAGCTAATATTGTATTACTGTCTTTAATCGTTTTTTCTAAAGTATTAATCTCTTCGCTATAATCTTCTTCTAAAGTCTTTAATTCGTAAAGTTCCTTTTCGTTGTACATATGTTCAACGTACTTTCTTTTTGCTTCATTGACTGAAATATATTCTTTTTTGTTTTCTAAGATATATTCGTGAACAATATTGAAAATTAGTTCTTTAATATTGTATTGTAGCGTGAACTTTTCTTCATTGATAACTTGGTCTTGTGTTTTGCCAAGTAATAATTGCAACATATGTAAATATGAACCAATGTTTAAGTTTTCAGATTCTTTAGAATCTGCAGTAACTATTTTTAAAAGCATTGAAATGTCAATAGTACAATCGCTATAAAAATTGTTAAAAATTCCATTTATACTATCAAAGACGGATATGTTATAATAATTTCTTTTGTTAGTAGCAATACTTTCTTTTTCAAGGAAAGCATTAAATATTTTGTTATCAAAAAAAGCATTGAAATAAAACTTATCAAAAAAGACAGAACCTATTCCAAATGACATTAATTTATTTTTTCCAGGTAAGTTGCTAATTAGTTTATACTGATTAGTCATTATAGCAATGAGAAACTCATATAATGCAAAAGACAAATACTCGTGCTTATATCCCAAGAAAACAGCATTGATGTTTTTATCATCAAGCAGAAAAATACTATCTACAATCGGGTTAGTTTCTCTGACATTCTCTAAAAAAGATAAGTTTGATGTAATTAGTTCTTCTTGTTTAGTAGATAATATACCTGTACCATCAGATAGTATTACGTAATTTTTAACTATCACTGTACCAAAAGTACCATCAAGTGTGTATTGCTTGATTATATTACTTATGGTTTCAATAATACTCAGGTCTACTTCTAATGCAGAGTAAACAAGATTTACATTAATATAAGTGTATTGCAAATCTTTAAACAATACATTAATGATAGAAATTAAGTCATTATATGCATTTGCAATAAAAATATGGTTATTTGTTAGTTTGTCATCTTCTTTATTAGGTAGTCTGTAATTTATAAATTGATGTGTAGTTTTATCAAATACATCAAATTGTATTTCGTTTTCTATCTCAATGGAATAGAAAGACATAAGTTGTGGAAACAAATCCTCACGAGTATGGAAAATACTCGCAAGGTTTTGAACACAAATTGTCCCATCTTTTCCAATTGCTATGTTAATGCAAGGACTAATCATAAAGTGTCATTGTTATTTTAATTCTTTTGTAACAAAGTCAATTTCTTTTCTAAGTAAGTCAGCAACTTTGCTGTAGATTGATTTTTTTAGATCATCACGACTAATATTTATCTGAGCATAATTTGTGATATAGTTCATTTTTATATCAGCGATTAGCCCACTACTTTGTTGTTCACCATCTTGTGCTTGTTTTGCTTCAATACTACTAATGATTTCATCAATAAATTTGCCTCTTTTAAATATGTCAAAAGATTCATCTCTATATTCAGAAAGCTCAAGCCAATAACCATCTAAAGCGTCACCTTGTTTGGTCGAATATATTTTATATTTATTGGTAGTAGGTTCTAATTTAATAAGATCATAACCAAAAGCTAATACCCAAGCCTGTAAGCTGTTGTCTTCTTTTTTTGCAGGCCAGATAGAGAAGTTTGTTCGTTCCATTTTTGTCAACCAATTTTTGTCAATATGGTAAATCATAGAGTTTGAATTCTCTTTAATTTTATCGTGGTCTCTAGCATATCCTTCTACATCTAAAACTCCAAAAATAGGGGAAGCAGCTTCCATTCTGTAGCAAATAACTTTATTGTGAATTCCTGTAGAAACGTACTCTATATTTTGATTTTGAACTAAATTTTTAAAAGAGTTTTTAAAAGTTGAGTTTGCTGTAGGTAAACCAATAACGAAATAATCAAATAATTGCTGACCAATAGCGTATCCCTTAGAGCTTTGTTGCCATAATGCGTGAGATTTAGCAATAAGCTTATTCGCTATTTCATTTGTTTTCTCAGGAGATAAGTCTCTTAATACATCGTCAATTGATTTATTTTTAAAAGCTAAAGCTTTAGGTAGTCCTTTTGTATATTTCCAGAATATCTTTTCAATTTGCTCGTTTTTTAATGTTTCAAAAGATAACATACCATTATCAAGCGTATCGTTAAATGTAGCAATGAAATCAGCAATTAAAAAGTCTCCATCTTTAGCATATGTCTTGTCTAAATCTTCTTTGTGCAAGTCAATGATAAATGTTTTTTGTTTTTCATTCGTTGAGTTAATGATGCTATTAACAAAGCTTGTAGCACTCTCTTTAACTTGTGTTAATTTACTAATAAGTGTAGCAATGGTTGCTTGATAATCATTTACATTATCAATTAATTTTGTTAAGAATTGCTTAGCGAAAACACGTCTTTTAATTTCATTAATAGTAATTGCTTGGCGATTAACTAAGTCTCCTAAACCTTCTTTACTTTCATTTATAGATGATTTCTTTAAAAAAGAAGCTAATCCTGTAGAAATGTTTTGTAAACTCTCTATTTCATTCTTAATAGCATTTTCATTATTCTGTTTTTCTTTAATAAAGCTTTCTTCTTCTTCATCCATTTCCTTAAAGAAAATAGTTAACTGCTCTTTTAAATCACCTAAGAAATGTTTGACATTACCAATACCATAATTAGCATTTAATGATTTTGTAATGAATTCTTTTAATTGAGAAACGACATCACTATATTTTGTTTTTTCACTCAAAGTGATAGCTTGATCAGCCGTTTTCTCCACACTATTTAGATAAGCATTAATTTGATTAGCTAAGTCAGTGATATCATCAATATTAGGGAATTGGTTTTGCGGGTTTTTATTTAATAACGCATTAATAAGGTTGTCATTACCATTATTCTCTCTAATATTTATAGAAGGATTATCTATAAAAGCTGAAGCAAGAGGTTGAGCATTAGAATCTTCTGATAATAAGTTGCTTATCATATTTCCATAAACTCTTCTTGCATAAATATTTCCGAGCGTATTTCCATCATAATATAATTCACTAACTCCCATACCACAAGCCCAAGCACGTTTATTAAGAATATCTAATTGACCTCCAGATAGAACTGTTAATACATTATCGTAAACACTATTTACATTAGCACTTAACTCACTTGCTCCTGTGAACATAGCAAGTCCAATTTGTTCTGAGATATCTGAAATATGGTTTACAACTGCACCGCTGGTATTTTTATTACCTATGGTAAATAAAATATCAAAAGGGTTTTCCGTAACAGGAATTATTTGTTGATTTAGATTGATTGATAACCCGAAGTTATGTACATCTTTACTCATTAAATAATCTAAGTCCATTAAAGCTCCATAACTATTAGGTCTTGTATTTGCCATAGAAATACCTTGTTGCATCGCATTAAATACATCTGGCAACACTGCAAATCCGATAGACTTAATATTATCATTACCTCTTAAAGCGTGCTTAACTAAATAAACCGTATCAATAAAAGTTCCACTACCAGTACCACCTGCAATAGAGAAGACAAAGTTAATTTCAATTCCAGCGTCTTTAGGAATGAACTTGTTTTGGTTTGCTATATCTATATTTTGAATAGCATTAATTTTAGTTTGAACAGCATTCATAATGTTGTTTTGGTTGAAATATGTACCAAAACGACCATTTGTTCTTACCTGACCAGCACCTTGCCATAAATTTCTTAAAGCGTACTCATTTTCTTGAGGCATCCAATCAAAAATGGTGTCTTTGTTTATTTGATATGCAGAAGCAGCACCTTGTACACCAATGTGAATAATTTCAGAGGGAGTAAAAGAGACTTTATTGTCTTTATTAGAGTGAATATCTAATATATTATCTCTCATAATTGTTTTCTCTCCTGTGCTTATGTCTGTGTCAATCGCTAGAAAGCCGATCATAGGTGGTACTTCACCATAAGTATCTAAAAATCTCTTTTTAGTATGTAATAATGCTTGTGCTCCAGTTCCTCCTAATCCAATGAATAAACTTCTTTTTAAAGTATGTGCCATAGTCTATAAATATGTAATAGTTATTTTTTCGTTAGTGTTATTATTTGTAATCTCATAAATAATCCCTTTTTCAAAAGTTGTGGTAAAGGGCTCTATACTATAATGACCTCCTGTTCTAATTCTAATTTTACTTTTTACACTTGGAGTAAAGTAGATAGGATTGGTGAAGAAATTATTAGTGATTGTTGTTCGTTTTCCTTGAAATATTTTATTAAAGAATCCTTGTTTATGTTTTTTATTAGTAAAAACTAATTCAATGTTATTTTTAACATTTATGTTTTTAAAGAAAGGTTGTTGAATTGTAATTTGTCCTTTTCCCATTCTTTTAAAAATAATAGGTCTCAGTATTAACAAATAAATAAATAGGAAAGCTGCTGTTATGGCTAATGTCCAAAGTAATATAACTTTCAAGGGATTCATTTGAATTTCTTGAGTAGCAGACCATTTGTAAATATTAGTGTTTTTAGGATTTTCGATATCATTTACACGATCAAGATTGTGATCTGCAATTGTAATGTATCCAAAAAAGTCAGTATTAATTTGATTAGGAATAACTAATTTCAAATTGATTGTATCCCCAGTTTTATTAGTTGATTTCAAAATTATTTTACCATCAGTAATAGGAGCATTATTTACTAGAAAATGGTAAGGAGTCTTATTTTTAATTATCTCGTTTTCTCCGTTATTTAAAGTTATTGTAACGGATGAGTTTGATTCAGTTGCCCAATTGTTAAATGAATACACAAAAGACTTTTGTAAAGTATCATTTCGAGCATCTTTCCAAAGAAATTTTTCATAAGAAATAGACTTCCCAAAATGTGAGGTAGATAAATTTTCATCTTCTTTTGGTTTATTACAACTATATAAAGTTGTAACAAGAAGTAGAATGCAAACAAGTTTATGTTTGTATATAGCCATAATTAACTTTATTTAATTATTATAAAATTAGTAAAATTTATTTGTGCTTTTTTAAAAGATTAGTGAGTGTCTTGTTTTTTTGAGTGAGTAGTATTTATTATAATGTGTTAAAAATACACTTAATTATTTTTTAGTGTTGCTTTTTTATAAAAATAAGAATATTATTTGATTGACAATTTTTTGTATAAGTTCAAAAATGATGCCTTAACTAAGTGTGAGTTTCTTTAAGTCATTTCATCGAGAACGGTTGTAGCTTTCATCGGGACTTCTTCGGAAAAGGCCCCTGTTTTGCAAGCAAGACTACTGTTTATGCAAAGCGATGCTAAATAAAAGGTGGTGTAAAATATCTATCTGTTTGTTTTACAGTAGTTTGTGGTTTTCTATGTTTACAGGTAAAAACAAGGGGGATGCGTAGAAATGGGAATAGGACAGAAGTGGAAAAAAAGAGAAAAGAAAGGAAAAAAAGAGAAAAGAAAGGACAAAAGTGGAAGGGTGAAGAAAAGATAGTAAATTATAAAATAGCTTTGTAATTATTTCAAAATCAATTGGTTCGTAAAAAAACAAAAGCTATGAAAAAAAATAATGAATGTTTACAAGTGGATGGGGAGGTTAAAAAAGCCAAGCAAAATGTGCTAAACCACACGGAGATTCGTCATCAAGGTACTAAAGAAAAGAAGGATTCCTTTTATGAAAAAACGTATGTAAGTGTAAATCCAGGCGAAGAAGAGGAATATTTGACTAATTTTTTTACCAATTTAGAAGAGTTCACAAATCCTTTTTACAGGCTTAATTCCCTGAAAAAAATGGTAACCCCTTTTTTGGTTGAAAAAGGAATGAAAGAAGCAACTTTTCAATATGGAAATCACGCATATGTTGATATGAGTAAGTTGGGATTTACTACGGGTCGTGGTAAAAAACGGAAGTTACATAGTTTAAAAATGATGTCAAATCTTCAATTATCAATGCAATGGAGAAGGTTTAAATCAAGTGAAGATTCAGATAAAAAGAACATACTGGTAGTTTATTTGTTCAATCCGATAGTACATGAGTCCACTATTTACGAATATGAAGCTGAAGATATACATTACAAGTTAGTTCTTCCAATATTTAAAAGCTGGGAAAATCACCGGGTTCACGTATGGGCTTTTTGGTATCAAGTGCGTGCAGATGAGATACAAAGTAACTCTAAAAGTCAGTATGTAGGTGAGATTACAATTTTGAAGAAATAGGGTTGATTGTTATGTATAATTTACTATTAGTGGTGTCCGATAAAAATATGTAGTCCAATAAGTAAAAAAAGAAGCCAGCATACTGGCTTCTAAAAGTTATCATAGTTTAATTTCTTAATTTGTAAGAATTGTTGGTGTAAGAAGAGGTGTTTTGGTAAAATATGTTGTTTACAAACATTATGTTGATGCAATAATAACTATGTTTCATAGCAAGAGTTGGAATATAGAGGAGTAGTAGTAATATAGATATTAAGAAAGCGAAATCTATTAACCTATGGATGTATGATTTAAACGGATTTTTCTGTTTTTTAAAGTTAATTATTAATATATATGAAATAGGAGATTTTTTCTTATTTTTTTGATTGATGATAAATTAGAATTCATATACTCAAAAAAAGGGCTAATTCACTAAATAATTAAATGAAAATTATTTATGTATTTGTATTTTTATAGTGCCTATAATTTCAAATTGCTATTTGTGATTTAGGTTGTTATAGTTTTACTCAATGTATAATAAAATTTAATAGAGTATGAAAGATCGAAATAAGAAAATCACAAGTAATTTGACTAAAAAAGTGTCGTCTATTTTTGGATTAGCAATAGCAGCATTGACTTCTAATCAAGTTAAAGCAGTTGAACTACCAAATACTAATTTTGAACCAGTCGAAATTAAAGTAAATGCCCAAAAAGTTAGGCCTATGCCAGTATTAAAGCTTAATATAAATAATTTAGAAGATAGTAAGTTTATAGCAAGTCATAGTTCTCATAGCTCTCATAGTTCTCATAGCTCTCATAGCTCTCATAGCTCTCATCGTTCACATTATTCTAGCAGTTACGCTTAAAAAATTTTAATAATGAATAGAGTGTTAGAAAATGAGATTGTAGCTTTTGCAAATGCAGAGCTATATTCTAAAGATAGTGTTTTTAAATGTACGTATTGGTATTGCAATGATTTTCATTGCAATATTGATATAGTGAATATCGAGGACAATCAGTATTTTAAAATTGTATTGGTGCCATTAGAACAAAATAAGCATAATTTGAAATTAGTTTTAAAAAAATTAGAAAATGATTTGATTGATTTTAATTTAAGGGATATAGTTACAAAAGAAACAAAAAATATCAGAGATTTATTGATTGCAAAAGCTTTTTCAAATGGTGAATTCGATGAGAATCCTCCAGGAGAAGTAACAGATCCTGTTGGGTTTAATATTAGCTAAATTATGCAGATTACAGATAAAAAGAAAAGTCGTAAATTTAAAGATGATTCGCATTTTGATTTAAAATCAGAGAATCATAATTATTTTTTATTACCATTTAGGTTTCATAGAATTAATGAAAATAAAGAATTAATTGTCAATGAAGTAGGAGATTTCTTAATAATACCTAAAGGAACATATGAACGTATAGTTAAAAAAGAAATTAGTAAAGAAACTGATAATGAACTTTATGGGGATTTAATTGCTAATTTTTTTATTTCAGAAAAAATAGTCAGTCCTTTGATTGATGTGTTAGCTACTAGATATAGAACAAAAAAACTTTTCTTAAATTATTTTACGGGTCTTCATATTTTTGTTATTTCATTAAGATGTGAACATACATGTAGTTATTGCCAAGTTTCTAGAGTTACACAGGATAAAGAGAAATACGATATGTCTCGTTATCATATTGATAAAGGTATTGAAATAATGTTTAAATCACCTAATCCACACGTTACAATGGAGTTTCAAGGTGGTGAGGCTTTATTGGCATTTGACAATATTAAGTATGCAGTAAACAAAGCAGAAGATATAGCAATAAGAACTAATCGAGGTTTGACAAAAGTAATTTGTACTAATTTAGCCTTGTTGACTGAGGAAGTTTTGGAATACTGTAAAGAGCATAATGTTTATTTGTCTGCGTCACTAGATGGACCGAAAATAGTTCATGATTCAAATAGGCGAAAACCTAATGCAAGTAGTTATAATCTAGCAATCAAAGGTATTGAGTTAGCACGTGAAAAAAACGGAAAAGATGCGGTTTCTGCATTAATGACTACAACAAAGCTTTCTTTAGATTATCCGATAGAAATTGTTGAAGAATATAAAAATAGAGGTTTTAATGGTGTTTTTTTAAGAAATATAAGTCCTTATGGCTTTGCTCTGAGAACACAGAAAGATAGATATGAAACAGATCGATTTTTAGATTTTTATAAAAAAGCTCTTCAAAGAATATTGGAGTATAATTTCCAGGGGGAGTTTTTCTCGGAGGATTTAGCGAGGATTTTTTTAACAAAAATGTTAACCCCTTTCAATGTTGGTTTTGTTGACTTACAATCACCAGCTGGATTAATAACAGGTGTTGTTGTTTTTAATTATGATGGGGATGTGTATGCAACAGATGAAAGTAGAATGCTAGCAGAACAAAATGACTTTACATTCAGAATGGGGTCTTT contains these protein-coding regions:
- the hxsB gene encoding His-Xaa-Ser system radical SAM maturase HxsB: MQITDKKKSRKFKDDSHFDLKSENHNYFLLPFRFHRINENKELIVNEVGDFLIIPKGTYERIVKKEISKETDNELYGDLIANFFISEKIVSPLIDVLATRYRTKKLFLNYFTGLHIFVISLRCEHTCSYCQVSRVTQDKEKYDMSRYHIDKGIEIMFKSPNPHVTMEFQGGEALLAFDNIKYAVNKAEDIAIRTNRGLTKVICTNLALLTEEVLEYCKEHNVYLSASLDGPKIVHDSNRRKPNASSYNLAIKGIELAREKNGKDAVSALMTTTKLSLDYPIEIVEEYKNRGFNGVFLRNISPYGFALRTQKDRYETDRFLDFYKKALQRILEYNFQGEFFSEDLARIFLTKMLTPFNVGFVDLQSPAGLITGVVVFNYDGDVYATDESRMLAEQNDFTFRMGSLEDSYEHLFFGEKAQEISEVWANESLAGCSECAFQQYCGADPVHNYATQGHMYGHRPTSDFCSKNMEIIRYLFELMDSDVRIEKIFQGWIRTAN
- a CDS encoding ADP-ribosylglycohydrolase family protein, which encodes MATKPILSKNPTNQDSIPEGIGEFGWDVTNPIPTASVAHNRLYLNALTMPNGNKVQYTRMGSVGAENIPDIIDKYQISCDSILVGYLHLCPYHLKTSEKAPKDLKLSHLGKDILLGVAVADAMGAPVEFFKPTSIDLNEVRSNYASDPDRLTAFGAWHKPVGTFTDDSSMTFCLAEYLAKGKTDLKDLMQLFTMWADSGYWTADGETFDIGNTCSAAIHNFSLSNDPTTCGMASEKDNGNGSLMRILPLLFPFRQTKDKDKYQLVSEFSGLTHAHKISVDCCFIYLWFASLLNDRKDVTVAWNQLLKTLPPHILNDELYANLFKGDITQADASTFNAKGYVLGTLEIAIYCLLTTSSYEDAVIKAISYGNDTDTNAAVTGGLAAIIYGYQTIPQHWLAPLKRVNKVVELAENLELEFENGYVDATFDPIGKYTEEQLIEIVCKLQGKVPSYIDDYKNRDFLDPESDDFHNYWIDIYTHLAFAYGVKYGYIDFDAYSPSFQFIYFGEDFSHPIAKDNYDFDIYGYYRELVPNGDYYILNNLEFYQHENIEAILDFV
- a CDS encoding tubulin-like doman-containing protein; amino-acid sequence: MAHTLKRSLFIGLGGTGAQALLHTKKRFLDTYGEVPPMIGFLAIDTDISTGEKTIMRDNILDIHSNKDNKVSFTPSEIIHIGVQGAASAYQINKDTIFDWMPQENEYALRNLWQGAGQVRTNGRFGTYFNQNNIMNAVQTKINAIQNIDIANQNKFIPKDAGIEINFVFSIAGGTGSGTFIDTVYLVKHALRGNDNIKSIGFAVLPDVFNAMQQGISMANTRPNSYGALMDLDYLMSKDVHNFGLSINLNQQIIPVTENPFDILFTIGNKNTSGAVVNHISDISEQIGLAMFTGASELSANVNSVYDNVLTVLSGGQLDILNKRAWACGMGVSELYYDGNTLGNIYARRVYGNMISNLLSEDSNAQPLASAFIDNPSINIRENNGNDNLINALLNKNPQNQFPNIDDITDLANQINAYLNSVEKTADQAITLSEKTKYSDVVSQLKEFITKSLNANYGIGNVKHFLGDLKEQLTIFFKEMDEEEESFIKEKQNNENAIKNEIESLQNISTGLASFLKKSSINESKEGLGDLVNRQAITINEIKRRVFAKQFLTKLIDNVNDYQATIATLISKLTQVKESATSFVNSIINSTNEKQKTFIIDLHKEDLDKTYAKDGDFLIADFIATFNDTLDNGMLSFETLKNEQIEKIFWKYTKGLPKALAFKNKSIDDVLRDLSPEKTNEIANKLIAKSHALWQQSSKGYAIGQQLFDYFVIGLPTANSTFKNSFKNLVQNQNIEYVSTGIHNKVICYRMEAASPIFGVLDVEGYARDHDKIKENSNSMIYHIDKNWLTKMERTNFSIWPAKKEDNSLQAWVLAFGYDLIKLEPTTNKYKIYSTKQGDALDGYWLELSEYRDESFDIFKRGKFIDEIISSIEAKQAQDGEQQSSGLIADIKMNYITNYAQINISRDDLKKSIYSKVADLLRKEIDFVTKELK
- the hxsD gene encoding His-Xaa-Ser system protein HxsD: MNRVLENEIVAFANAELYSKDSVFKCTYWYCNDFHCNIDIVNIEDNQYFKIVLVPLEQNKHNLKLVLKKLENDLIDFNLRDIVTKETKNIRDLLIAKAFSNGEFDENPPGEVTDPVGFNIS